The segment AGGACGAGTTACGTCTAAATAAACCCCTGGAATACTGAGACATCCTTCTTCAACAACGCATAATTCTTGAGAAAACCGAGTAATTTGGGGATTGATCAAGATAATTGGCTGATTAGCGGGATCATTGGGATCACAGTCTACGACGATTAATTGCTTATGTACGCCAACTTGGGGAGCAGCTAACCCGATCCCGTTAGAACTGTACATCGTTTGGAGCATTTCCTTGGCCAGTTGACGAATAGTATCATCAACTTTAGCGATGCGTTTAGCGGGTTGACGGAGGACGCGATCGCCCAGAAAGTGAATTTCTAAAGGAGGATTTTCGAGTTTTTCTTTTTCTACAGCAATTACAGCAGTCATAGGAATTTAGTATAGTCAATGGTCAGGTGATCCCCTATCTTATCTTTAATCTTAACTAATT is part of the Rippkaea orientalis PCC 8801 genome and harbors:
- the def gene encoding peptide deformylase, which encodes MTAVIAVEKEKLENPPLEIHFLGDRVLRQPAKRIAKVDDTIRQLAKEMLQTMYSSNGIGLAAPQVGVHKQLIVVDCDPNDPANQPIILINPQITRFSQELCVVEEGCLSIPGVYLDVTRPKAIEVSFRDEQGKPRKLQATDLLARVIQHEMDHLNGVMFVDRVNNGLALTESLQKNGFSVQAVKPVK